In the Kribbella sp. NBC_00482 genome, one interval contains:
- a CDS encoding DoxX family protein, with protein MSTIPKNNSETVAHTPGRASSIGVWILQVVLAAIIAGGGISKLAGDPVMVDMFADIGAGQWLRYLVGALEVAGGVGLLIPALAGLASLGLAALLTGAVITDQFVLEQSPWLPLAFLVVAAVIARARWSRTEAVVGTLLRR; from the coding sequence ATGAGCACCATCCCCAAGAACAACTCGGAAACCGTTGCGCACACGCCCGGGCGGGCGAGCAGCATCGGGGTCTGGATTCTGCAAGTCGTGCTGGCGGCGATAATCGCCGGCGGCGGAATCTCGAAGCTCGCCGGCGACCCGGTCATGGTGGACATGTTCGCCGACATCGGGGCTGGCCAGTGGCTCCGGTACCTGGTCGGAGCGCTGGAGGTCGCGGGAGGGGTTGGACTTCTGATCCCGGCTCTGGCGGGCCTGGCCAGTCTCGGGTTGGCGGCATTGCTGACCGGTGCTGTCATCACCGATCAGTTCGTGCTCGAGCAGAGCCCTTGGCTGCCGCTCGCCTTTCTCGTCGTGGCGGCCGTGATCGCAAGGGCGCGGTGGTCGCGCACCGAGGCCGTCGTCGGCACGCTGCTCAGGCGCTGA
- a CDS encoding phosphotransferase has product MIDAVVEHFRLGRRLAPAARVPGGLSNEMWRVVTESGSYAVKRMVASVDRPDFVANIEASFEIERRAYAGGVPMPRPVVEPVSGGALARIGTSLVRVHEWADSTPGDVSVLEVMGLLGRIHAVGGTRLDERRGGVWESQRWGQDITVLAELVTAGAPARLLAVDSHRDLDRKNVLRSEHGVLALDWDAAGPIPAVQEVVAVALDWAGFDAVAFRAAVDAYRSTVGIELPAEPWVFGGWVAGQGEWLDYNADHRIDTELGRDEVAAARDRLRGLAASIDKLLDALR; this is encoded by the coding sequence GTGATCGATGCGGTGGTTGAACATTTTCGGCTTGGTCGGCGTCTTGCCCCGGCCGCCCGTGTCCCGGGCGGACTGTCGAACGAGATGTGGCGAGTGGTGACCGAGTCCGGCAGCTATGCGGTCAAGCGGATGGTGGCCAGTGTTGATCGACCGGACTTCGTCGCCAATATCGAGGCGTCGTTCGAGATCGAACGACGCGCGTATGCAGGCGGCGTGCCGATGCCGAGGCCAGTGGTTGAGCCGGTGAGCGGTGGCGCGCTTGCTCGGATTGGCACGTCGTTGGTGCGTGTCCATGAGTGGGCGGATTCGACGCCAGGTGACGTATCTGTGCTCGAGGTGATGGGTCTGCTGGGGCGAATCCACGCTGTCGGTGGAACGCGACTCGATGAGCGGCGTGGTGGCGTGTGGGAGTCACAGCGCTGGGGCCAGGACATCACGGTGCTTGCCGAGCTTGTCACCGCAGGGGCGCCCGCGCGACTGCTGGCCGTGGACAGCCATCGCGACTTGGATCGTAAGAACGTGCTCCGCTCCGAACACGGTGTGCTCGCCCTGGATTGGGACGCTGCAGGGCCAATTCCGGCGGTTCAAGAGGTAGTGGCCGTTGCCTTGGACTGGGCTGGCTTTGACGCGGTCGCCTTCCGGGCTGCGGTCGATGCTTATCGGTCGACTGTTGGCATCGAGCTGCCCGCCGAGCCATGGGTGTTCGGGGGTTGGGTGGCCGGTCAGGGAGAGTGGCTCGACTACAACGCTGACCACCGCATCGACACCGAGCTCGGGCGTGACGAGGTGGCGGCCGCGCGCGATCGCCTCCGCGGCCTGGCTGCATCGATCGACAAACTGCTGGACGCTCTGCGGTGA
- a CDS encoding Tn3 family transposase, which produces MTTGISDRLTRSSTVRSCRPRRAAGTRCGCRRLLLCLFALGTNMGIKPIVSTGEHGETEAQLRHVRRHYITRDNPTPATRAKSAPLQTASLAACGHAEIETVTTSPNAGTRTSTDDQAVTEPGQHRLYRHPGKYVTEKILSNSHHHCC; this is translated from the coding sequence GTGACGACTGGCATCAGTGACAGGTTGACGCGTAGTTCCACGGTGAGATCATGCCGACCACGCCGAGCGGCTGGTACTCGATGTGGTTGCCGCCGGTTGTTGCTGTGCCTGTTCGCGCTCGGCACCAACATGGGCATCAAGCCCATCGTGTCGACTGGGGAGCACGGCGAGACCGAGGCGCAACTGCGGCACGTCCGCCGGCACTACATCACTCGCGACAACCCGACGCCAGCAACGCGAGCGAAATCAGCACCGCTACAAACCGCGTCATTAGCTGCATGCGGGCACGCCGAGATCGAGACAGTGACTACCTCACCTAATGCCGGCACCAGGACAAGCACCGATGACCAGGCGGTCACCGAGCCGGGCCAGCACCGGCTATATCGCCATCCAGGCAAATACGTTACTGAGAAAATTCTCAGCAATTCCCACCACCATTGTTGCTGA
- a CDS encoding TetR/AcrR family transcriptional regulator has product MNESKRTQQRIDTQERILAEARRLFAEAGYDRTTIRAVAAAAQVDAGLVMHYYASKEQLFALATRAEFPAVTGETAEEVAEQLLDGLRQSLIEEPIGSLAALRSMLTHPDAAAGVRVKHSERIKVGKAIRGDDGELRAAVISAVLIGVVLGRHLIKLDQLADADPDEIVELLRPAVESLTGADHPQPDG; this is encoded by the coding sequence GTGAACGAGAGCAAGCGGACGCAGCAGCGGATCGACACGCAGGAGCGGATCCTGGCCGAGGCGCGGCGGTTGTTCGCCGAGGCCGGGTACGACCGGACCACGATCCGGGCGGTTGCCGCGGCGGCGCAGGTCGATGCCGGCCTGGTGATGCACTATTACGCGAGCAAGGAGCAGCTGTTCGCACTCGCCACCCGCGCCGAGTTCCCGGCGGTGACGGGCGAAACCGCCGAGGAGGTCGCCGAGCAGTTGCTCGATGGTCTTCGGCAGTCACTGATCGAGGAGCCGATCGGTTCGCTCGCCGCGCTGCGGTCGATGCTCACCCATCCCGACGCGGCGGCGGGAGTGCGCGTCAAGCACTCCGAGCGGATCAAGGTCGGCAAAGCCATCCGGGGCGACGACGGCGAGCTTCGTGCCGCCGTGATCAGCGCCGTACTGATCGGCGTCGTCCTCGGCCGCCACCTGATCAAGCTCGACCAGCTCGCCGACGCCGACCCCGACGAGATCGTCGAACTCCTCCGCCCCGCTGTCGAATCCCTCACTGGTGCCGACCACCCGCAGCCCGACGGGTAG
- a CDS encoding nuclear transport factor 2 family protein gives MTDPAGRSPLDVLELRRQHLLARDYESFAGLFAEDGVIELPFAVGSLPARLEGREAIREFSLNTADRPVEITDLRIVQLHQTVDPEVVIVELVSEARHTTTGVPFQATCIQVFRIHNGEIKLFRDYVGAAGIPDLS, from the coding sequence ATGACTGATCCAGCCGGCCGGAGCCCACTCGACGTACTGGAACTTCGCCGCCAGCACCTCCTTGCCCGTGACTACGAGTCGTTCGCGGGCCTGTTCGCGGAGGATGGCGTGATCGAGCTGCCGTTCGCCGTCGGTAGCCTGCCCGCCCGCTTGGAGGGTCGCGAAGCCATCCGCGAGTTCTCCCTGAACACCGCCGACCGTCCGGTGGAGATCACTGACCTGCGGATCGTCCAGCTGCACCAGACCGTGGATCCCGAGGTGGTGATCGTCGAACTGGTCAGCGAGGCGCGCCACACCACGACCGGCGTACCCTTCCAAGCCACGTGCATCCAGGTCTTCCGCATCCACAACGGCGAGATCAAGCTGTTCCGCGACTACGTCGGCGCCGCTGGCATCCCCGATTTGAGCTAG
- a CDS encoding helix-turn-helix transcriptional regulator produces the protein MTESPPTRRGYLTVEEVCAELRIARSTFYEWRTARKAPPCIKLPNGGLRIRRGDLDRWQTVCWNCRQAEVEPGRRAPVLEAVRQPAATPDWNRP, from the coding sequence ATGACCGAATCCCCACCCACAAGACGCGGTTACCTGACCGTCGAGGAGGTCTGCGCCGAACTCAGGATCGCGCGATCGACCTTCTATGAATGGCGCACCGCCAGGAAGGCGCCTCCATGCATCAAGCTCCCCAACGGTGGCCTTCGCATCCGCCGCGGCGATCTGGACCGCTGGCAGACGGTTTGCTGGAACTGCCGCCAAGCCGAGGTTGAACCGGGCAGGCGAGCGCCTGTGCTCGAAGCTGTCAGACAGCCGGCCGCAACACCAGACTGGAATCGACCTTGA
- a CDS encoding ATP-binding cassette domain-containing protein — translation MGKLAIETRGLKKSFGKTHAVAGVDLAVSAGGVYGVLGPNGAGKTTTIRMLATLLRPDAGEAQVLGYDVVRDAQAVRSRVGLTGQFASVDEDLTGVENLLLLARLLGYSRRLGRERATDLLDAFGLAEAADRQVKKYSGGMRRRIDIAASLVVTPELIFLDEPTTGLDPRSRNQVWEIVRGMVAEGATVLLTTQYLDEADQLADRIAVIDHGKVIAEGTSGELKASVGAGSLHVRLRAPEQRAEAERVLAGVLEVPAEPSADPAALSARISDPERVARSLAELSRSGIDVTEFALGQPSLDEVFLALTGHAAEETPEEDAA, via the coding sequence ATGGGAAAGCTCGCGATCGAGACGAGAGGGTTGAAGAAGAGCTTCGGCAAGACCCACGCGGTCGCCGGTGTGGACCTGGCCGTGAGCGCCGGGGGCGTGTACGGCGTGCTCGGCCCGAACGGGGCGGGCAAGACCACCACGATCCGCATGCTGGCCACGCTCCTGCGCCCCGACGCCGGAGAGGCGCAAGTGCTCGGCTACGACGTCGTGCGTGACGCCCAGGCGGTGCGGAGCAGGGTGGGCCTCACCGGGCAGTTCGCGTCGGTCGACGAGGACCTCACCGGGGTGGAGAACCTGTTGCTGCTCGCCAGGCTGCTCGGCTACTCACGCCGCCTAGGCAGGGAGCGGGCGACCGACCTGCTCGACGCGTTCGGTCTTGCCGAGGCGGCCGACCGGCAGGTGAAGAAGTACTCCGGCGGGATGCGCCGGCGCATCGACATCGCGGCGAGCCTGGTCGTCACCCCCGAACTGATCTTCCTCGACGAGCCCACGACCGGGCTCGATCCGCGCAGCAGGAACCAGGTCTGGGAGATCGTCAGGGGCATGGTCGCCGAGGGCGCCACCGTGTTGCTGACCACGCAGTACCTCGACGAGGCCGACCAGCTGGCCGACCGGATAGCGGTGATCGACCACGGGAAGGTGATCGCCGAGGGCACGAGCGGCGAGCTCAAGGCATCGGTCGGCGCCGGCTCGCTGCACGTACGGCTACGTGCGCCCGAGCAGCGGGCCGAGGCAGAGCGGGTCCTCGCCGGCGTCCTCGAGGTGCCGGCCGAGCCGTCCGCTGACCCGGCTGCGCTGTCCGCGCGGATCTCCGACCCCGAGCGGGTCGCCCGTTCCCTGGCCGAGCTGTCCCGCAGCGGCATCGACGTCACCGAGTTCGCGCTCGGTCAGCCGAGCCTGGACGAGGTGTTCCTCGCCCTGACCGGGCACGCCGCCGAGGAGACACCCGAGGAGGATGCCGCATGA
- a CDS encoding ABC transporter permease, which produces MNATSAEQASAPVTEDALRSVLLAGERPSRPGPVLTSLTFGWRALLKIKHVPEQLVDVTMFPIMFTLMFTYLFGGALAGSTQEYLQFLLPGILVQANVMITMNTGITLNTDIQKGVFDRFRSLPVWRPSPLVGALLGDLVRYSIGSAIVITLGLVLGFRPEGGAVGVVLSVVLLLVFSFCLSWLWTMLSLILRTPNSVAGVSMMVMFPLTFVSNIFVDPKTMPGWMQAVVEVNPITHLATVVRGLMDGSVPAGEIGWVLVSSVLLVAVFGPITMVLYRNKK; this is translated from the coding sequence ATGAATGCCACGTCCGCAGAGCAGGCGTCGGCGCCGGTCACCGAGGACGCGCTCCGCAGTGTGCTGTTGGCCGGCGAGCGGCCGTCGCGCCCCGGTCCGGTGCTCACCTCGTTGACATTCGGCTGGCGCGCTTTGCTGAAGATCAAACACGTCCCGGAGCAGCTCGTCGACGTGACCATGTTCCCGATCATGTTCACGCTGATGTTCACCTACCTGTTCGGTGGCGCGCTCGCCGGGTCGACTCAGGAGTACCTGCAGTTCCTGCTGCCCGGCATCCTGGTGCAGGCGAACGTCATGATCACCATGAACACTGGCATCACGCTGAACACCGACATCCAGAAGGGGGTGTTCGACAGGTTCAGGTCACTTCCGGTGTGGCGACCGTCGCCGCTGGTCGGCGCCCTGCTCGGCGATCTGGTGCGCTACTCGATCGGGTCGGCGATCGTGATCACGCTCGGACTGGTCCTAGGGTTCCGGCCGGAGGGTGGCGCCGTCGGGGTAGTGCTCTCGGTGGTGCTGCTACTGGTGTTCTCGTTCTGCCTGTCGTGGCTGTGGACGATGCTCAGCCTGATCCTGCGCACGCCGAACTCGGTGGCGGGGGTCAGCATGATGGTGATGTTCCCGCTCACGTTCGTGAGCAACATCTTCGTGGACCCGAAGACGATGCCCGGGTGGATGCAGGCGGTCGTCGAGGTCAACCCGATCACCCACCTGGCGACCGTGGTACGCGGCCTGATGGACGGCTCGGTCCCGGCCGGGGAAATCGGCTGGGTGCTCGTCTCGTCCGTACTTCTCGTCGCGGTGTTCGGTCCCATCACCATGGTCCTCTACCGCAACAAGAAGTAG
- a CDS encoding helix-turn-helix domain-containing protein, with product MLQQHRRNAGLKQTDVVTNLGWRKTRISLIETGRVRLDPGEATELADLYRLSRADRTSLLELTELAGMRSLADELGWVTAHVFRKTTATILEESGQSPRQIADQLGHAQTTTTMDDYVGRRARNPEAARHLEQALRDIHEQGRQTPEGPAI from the coding sequence GTGCTTCAGCAGCACCGGCGAAACGCCGGACTGAAGCAGACCGACGTCGTCACGAACCTCGGTTGGCGCAAGACCCGCATCAGCCTCATTGAGACCGGTCGGGTTCGACTCGACCCCGGCGAGGCTACCGAGCTTGCTGACCTGTACAGGCTGTCCCGGGCCGACCGGACGTCGCTCCTGGAACTGACCGAACTCGCCGGCATGCGCTCGCTGGCTGACGAACTCGGCTGGGTCACCGCACACGTCTTCCGGAAGACCACAGCGACCATTCTGGAGGAGTCCGGCCAGTCGCCCCGACAGATCGCAGACCAACTGGGGCACGCGCAGACGACAACGACGATGGACGACTACGTCGGCCGACGGGCCCGGAACCCCGAGGCGGCTCGCCATCTCGAACAGGCTCTCCGCGACATCCACGAGCAGGGGCGGCAAACGCCGGAAGGACCTGCGATCTAG
- a CDS encoding tetratricopeptide repeat protein — protein MGSTDIWGEEIHERRVGPLSSRAGASVVMDLIGAIDQRYVGSRKDAELLSDRLGGLPLALRAAGQYLIWVNRTSRLSLNEYRAALDTRFGELVSRPMGLSAAAQDRSRNMVMATWELSLDFLDQQGFREARRLLQILSTYDASPVPITLVRNLGDRSSGADMRRWRNADRETSLSMSDRRLSEVLEALQQLALVDFSEQNSFIADEIPNEWSDAIVVHRLVSEVVSETLNADRREARTIRDASVYRLEAVCGEVSMMSGEHAWRPLHLLEPHLRMVARRIVADHDYCGRAAARSFARSVAALAVHISHGYVYTQGLENLNSYLELVRCAARSRSHVRVVLHAIGHRLWQLNQYDEAERELRASNRLFVRLLWRPSGIFAMFAITACGLSMPNSTEAQLDSIQLQLRIGKLFPDSQRILKMRFNLAKMLLEGGRYVEAEAEFRRIWKVYELSNRVRSASALAVRCSIAEALRMRRNFEDAEAEYRAVLAVQHGVLGANDSGSRTARFGLAKVLRDKKNLDAAETEYRAIWSAEAEALGRDHPSTLVTWYQLAGVLSDLKDLESAEFEYRALLEMQQKSFEPDHADIRMTRYGLGGVLRERGNLDAAEAEYRAVLAAEREAHGPDHRSTLIVRNRLAGVLRDRGEFEEAEAEYRAILHVQREILEPEDVQVFTNWHDLAVSLRNREDLQAAETEFSLLLAAQTEALGDDHPHVLHLRADLARVQGARGHFESAEGELRAVLAAQSDMLEAGEEDIRVTRFALATVLRDKGNLTDAEVEYRAVLAAEQEILGPDHPETLTTLRELTELLRHRGPATDAETE, from the coding sequence ATGGGTTCAACGGACATCTGGGGCGAAGAAATCCATGAGCGAAGAGTTGGCCCCTTGTCATCGCGTGCTGGCGCCTCGGTTGTCATGGATTTGATTGGAGCGATCGATCAGCGATACGTCGGTTCGCGCAAGGATGCCGAGTTGCTATCGGACCGTCTCGGCGGTCTACCCCTTGCGTTACGCGCAGCCGGCCAGTACCTGATCTGGGTCAATCGAACGTCTAGGCTCTCTCTCAATGAGTACCGCGCAGCGCTCGATACGCGCTTCGGTGAACTGGTCAGTCGACCGATGGGTCTTTCCGCTGCGGCGCAGGATCGTTCTCGGAATATGGTCATGGCGACTTGGGAGCTTTCGCTTGATTTCCTAGACCAACAAGGCTTCAGAGAGGCTCGAAGGCTGCTGCAGATCTTGTCTACGTATGACGCTTCTCCCGTTCCAATAACGCTGGTCAGGAATCTCGGCGATCGATCATCCGGCGCGGATATGCGGAGATGGAGGAACGCCGATCGGGAGACCAGCCTAAGCATGTCAGACCGCAGGCTGAGTGAGGTCCTCGAAGCTCTCCAACAATTGGCCCTCGTCGACTTCTCTGAGCAGAACAGCTTCATCGCTGACGAGATCCCGAATGAATGGTCGGACGCAATCGTCGTTCATCGGCTCGTGTCTGAGGTGGTCTCCGAGACGCTCAACGCAGATCGGAGGGAGGCGCGGACGATCCGGGACGCAAGTGTGTACAGACTTGAGGCGGTTTGTGGCGAGGTAAGTATGATGTCAGGTGAACATGCATGGCGGCCGCTGCACCTTCTAGAGCCACACCTACGGATGGTCGCGAGGCGCATAGTTGCCGATCATGACTATTGCGGCCGGGCCGCGGCCCGGAGCTTCGCTCGCTCTGTCGCGGCGCTCGCGGTGCACATATCGCACGGCTATGTGTATACGCAGGGTTTAGAGAATCTAAATTCATATCTGGAGCTTGTTCGATGCGCGGCGCGGTCACGATCGCATGTGCGAGTCGTTCTCCACGCCATTGGGCACCGCCTGTGGCAGCTCAACCAATATGACGAAGCTGAGAGAGAACTCCGCGCATCGAATCGTCTTTTCGTTCGGCTATTGTGGAGGCCGTCTGGCATTTTTGCGATGTTTGCCATCACGGCGTGCGGGTTGTCGATGCCGAACTCGACGGAAGCGCAACTCGATTCTATTCAGCTCCAGTTGCGCATTGGGAAACTCTTTCCGGATAGTCAACGCATCCTAAAAATGCGTTTCAATCTTGCGAAAATGCTCCTAGAGGGAGGGAGGTATGTAGAAGCTGAAGCCGAATTCCGTCGGATCTGGAAGGTGTACGAGCTGTCCAATCGTGTGCGAAGCGCGAGCGCTCTCGCAGTTCGTTGTTCGATCGCCGAAGCTTTGCGGATGCGCCGCAACTTCGAAGACGCTGAGGCGGAGTACCGGGCGGTGCTCGCTGTGCAGCACGGGGTGCTTGGCGCCAATGACTCAGGCAGTCGGACGGCGCGTTTTGGGCTGGCGAAGGTGCTGCGTGATAAGAAAAACCTCGATGCCGCCGAGACGGAGTATCGCGCCATATGGTCGGCCGAGGCCGAGGCTCTGGGACGGGACCATCCATCGACTCTCGTTACTTGGTACCAACTCGCCGGCGTTCTGAGTGACCTGAAAGATCTTGAATCCGCGGAGTTCGAGTACCGAGCACTGCTTGAGATGCAACAAAAGTCCTTTGAACCCGATCATGCTGATATTCGGATGACGCGCTACGGTCTGGGTGGCGTGCTTCGCGAACGGGGCAACCTCGATGCGGCCGAGGCTGAATATCGCGCAGTTCTGGCCGCCGAGCGCGAAGCGCATGGTCCCGACCACCGGTCGACGCTAATCGTCCGCAATCGCTTGGCAGGCGTGCTTCGCGATCGGGGAGAGTTTGAGGAAGCTGAAGCAGAGTATCGTGCGATTCTCCATGTTCAACGCGAGATCCTCGAGCCGGAAGACGTACAAGTTTTCACCAACTGGCACGATTTGGCCGTGTCCCTACGCAACAGGGAAGATCTTCAGGCGGCCGAGACGGAATTTTCGTTACTCCTGGCCGCGCAGACTGAAGCACTCGGAGACGACCACCCACACGTACTTCACCTCAGGGCTGACTTGGCCCGGGTCCAAGGAGCGAGGGGACATTTTGAATCGGCAGAGGGGGAGCTTCGTGCGGTGCTCGCTGCACAAAGTGACATGCTTGAGGCCGGCGAGGAAGACATTCGGGTCACTAGGTTCGCATTAGCGACGGTGTTGCGAGACAAAGGCAACCTCACGGACGCGGAAGTCGAATACCGCGCCGTCTTGGCTGCCGAGCAGGAAATCCTTGGCCCGGACCACCCGGAGACACTCACAACCCTGCGCGAACTTACAGAGCTGCTGCGCCATCGAGGACCTGCAACCGACGCGGAAACTGAGTAG
- a CDS encoding PadR family transcriptional regulator, with protein MSATKLLVLGVVHLSGGAHGYQVRSELQSWGVEIWAKIKPGSIYHALKKAAADGLLTEHPEPGNSGPERVLYRATARGRDEIVELVRDGLRRTHDPAMLNAAIAMLPMLTRTDAIAHVNERVARLEAELVEQAKWREHPNRDTPEHVRDQAELWAGHARTELEWAKSLSKRLAEGAYTMADDPGSWRTVPDHLKMRF; from the coding sequence ATGTCGGCGACGAAGCTCCTGGTACTCGGTGTCGTGCACCTCTCCGGCGGCGCGCATGGCTACCAGGTGCGGTCCGAACTGCAGAGCTGGGGTGTGGAGATTTGGGCCAAGATCAAGCCCGGCTCGATTTATCACGCGCTGAAGAAGGCGGCGGCTGATGGCCTCCTCACCGAACACCCCGAGCCGGGCAACTCCGGGCCGGAGCGCGTTCTGTACCGCGCGACAGCTCGGGGACGTGACGAGATAGTCGAACTTGTCCGCGACGGTCTGCGGCGCACCCACGACCCGGCCATGCTCAACGCGGCCATCGCCATGTTGCCCATGCTGACCAGGACAGATGCCATCGCGCACGTCAACGAGCGAGTCGCGCGCCTGGAAGCGGAGCTCGTAGAGCAGGCCAAGTGGCGGGAGCACCCCAATCGGGACACCCCCGAGCACGTCCGCGATCAGGCCGAACTGTGGGCGGGACACGCACGCACCGAACTGGAGTGGGCGAAGAGCCTGAGCAAACGACTGGCTGAGGGCGCCTACACCATGGCCGATGATCCGGGTTCGTGGCGAACGGTCCCCGATCACCTCAAGATGCGCTTCTAA
- a CDS encoding alpha/beta fold hydrolase — protein MTSNDGTTIAYDRKGSGPAVVLVGGAQDDGAENAPLIPALAEHFTVYNYARRGRGASGFTEPYAVEREIEDLDALIAEAGGSAHLFGASSGGALALEAAAAGSAIDTIAVWEVPYAVGDDIRPRFEEYVADTRRAFDAGRDEEVLELFMRMTGASDDNIAARKAAGKQTAHWADSVALAPTLVHDSLFLNRYQLPADRLATVTQPVLVTTGGPITVPYMAGLPSDFFDRAADELADLLPHAQRETLEGPDHVVDPQIVGPLLLRFFSSEH, from the coding sequence GTGACATCAAACGATGGCACCACCATCGCCTACGACCGGAAGGGCAGCGGCCCGGCTGTCGTCCTGGTAGGCGGCGCACAGGACGACGGAGCCGAGAACGCTCCCTTGATACCTGCTCTCGCCGAGCACTTCACGGTTTACAACTATGCCCGTCGGGGACGCGGCGCGAGCGGCTTCACCGAGCCCTACGCCGTGGAAAGGGAGATCGAGGACCTGGATGCGTTGATCGCGGAGGCGGGCGGCTCGGCGCACCTGTTCGGGGCGTCCTCTGGTGGCGCTCTGGCGCTGGAAGCCGCCGCGGCCGGGTCAGCCATCGACACGATCGCCGTGTGGGAGGTGCCCTACGCGGTCGGGGACGACATACGCCCGCGATTCGAGGAGTACGTCGCGGACACCCGACGCGCCTTCGACGCCGGGCGAGACGAGGAGGTTCTCGAACTGTTCATGCGCATGACCGGCGCCTCCGACGACAACATCGCGGCCAGGAAAGCGGCAGGCAAGCAGACGGCGCATTGGGCGGATTCGGTCGCCCTCGCGCCCACGCTGGTCCACGACAGCCTCTTCCTCAACCGCTACCAGTTGCCGGCCGATCGACTGGCAACGGTCACCCAACCGGTCCTGGTCACCACCGGAGGACCGATCACGGTCCCCTACATGGCAGGCCTGCCCTCGGACTTCTTCGACCGCGCAGCCGACGAGCTTGCAGACCTACTACCCCACGCTCAACGGGAGACCCTCGAGGGGCCGGATCACGTCGTCGACCCACAGATCGTCGGCCCGCTGTTGCTACGGTTCTTCAGCAGCGAACACTGA
- a CDS encoding site-specific integrase, whose amino-acid sequence MAREPFPLGTWGNIAVRPIKRDCRGRAVKFEASGRYRDLGGRTRRVAAWGGTAGEAENNLRAKFKARRIVAESAELKSTDRVSIAAELFLAEVKDKVEHDALAPGTYDTYRYQYDKNLEPRIGELRLIEATIPRVNKVIVKVRDEVGVASAKTCKSILTGTFGLAVRHGAISSNPVREIKIGGKSKRKRPRALEKEEREQWFELLEQDERAVRADLVDLCKFMLTTGERIGECLAVSWEDLNWTTGEIDCSHQIQRIKGHGLIRRRVKSPAGERIVGLPQ is encoded by the coding sequence ATGGCTAGGGAGCCGTTTCCGCTCGGGACGTGGGGGAATATCGCCGTACGGCCGATCAAGCGTGATTGTCGAGGGCGCGCCGTCAAGTTCGAGGCGAGCGGGCGTTATCGAGACCTCGGCGGTCGTACTCGGCGGGTAGCGGCTTGGGGAGGTACTGCGGGCGAGGCGGAGAACAATCTCAGGGCCAAGTTCAAGGCACGGAGGATCGTTGCCGAGTCTGCGGAGCTGAAGTCAACGGATCGCGTGTCGATTGCGGCTGAGCTGTTCTTGGCCGAGGTCAAAGACAAGGTCGAGCACGATGCGCTGGCTCCAGGAACGTACGACACGTATCGCTATCAGTACGACAAGAACCTCGAGCCCCGCATCGGCGAGCTGCGACTGATCGAAGCGACCATCCCCAGAGTCAACAAGGTGATCGTGAAGGTCAGGGACGAGGTCGGCGTGGCGAGCGCCAAGACCTGCAAGAGCATCCTCACAGGAACGTTCGGTCTCGCGGTGAGGCACGGCGCCATTTCGTCGAACCCGGTCCGCGAGATCAAGATCGGCGGCAAGTCCAAACGCAAGCGTCCCCGGGCCTTGGAGAAGGAAGAACGAGAGCAGTGGTTCGAGCTGCTCGAACAAGACGAACGCGCCGTCCGCGCTGACCTGGTCGACCTGTGCAAGTTCATGCTGACCACTGGCGAGCGCATCGGCGAATGTCTGGCTGTGAGCTGGGAAGATCTCAACTGGACGACCGGTGAGATCGACTGCAGCCATCAGATCCAGAGAATCAAGGGACACGGGCTGATACGGCGCAGAGTCAAGTCGCCGGCCGGTGAACGCATCGTGGGGCTACCCCAGTGA